The Muricauda sp. SCSIO 65647 genome includes a region encoding these proteins:
- the hisC gene encoding histidinol-phosphate transaminase, which yields MMKFTLDGLVRENVKSLKPYSSARDEYLADGSQMVFLDANENPFENGMNRYPDPHQRSVKNILADLKGIPESQILVGNGSDEVLDLLFRAFCEPKVDNVIILPPTYGMYKVLGGINEIRVKEVLLTNDFQPNTDQVLDTVDGRTKLIFLCSPNNPTANSFETAHIEQVLKGFNGLLVIDEAYIDFSKKESWISKLGTYPNLIVTQTLSKAYGMAGIRMGVCYASEAIIAILKKIKPPYNVNELTQQQAKKGLLDQKGLEKQVNAILGQREVVRQTLYKIGFVREVFPSDANFLLTRVDDADRRYTELLQKGIVARNRSTQPLCENTLRFTIGTAEENKHLINALNELDNE from the coding sequence ATGATGAAGTTTACATTAGATGGTTTGGTAAGGGAAAATGTCAAGTCTTTGAAACCCTACTCCTCGGCAAGGGATGAATACCTTGCAGACGGTTCGCAAATGGTTTTTTTAGATGCCAACGAGAATCCGTTCGAGAATGGAATGAATCGTTACCCCGACCCACACCAGCGAAGCGTAAAGAATATTTTGGCAGACCTGAAAGGGATACCGGAGTCACAAATTTTGGTGGGCAATGGCAGTGACGAGGTCCTGGACCTGCTCTTCAGGGCTTTTTGCGAACCCAAAGTAGATAATGTGATCATTCTACCGCCCACTTATGGCATGTACAAAGTGCTGGGGGGCATCAATGAAATAAGGGTAAAAGAAGTGTTGTTGACCAACGATTTTCAACCAAATACCGATCAGGTTCTCGATACCGTCGATGGTAGAACGAAACTAATTTTTCTCTGTTCACCCAATAACCCCACTGCGAACAGCTTTGAGACAGCACATATCGAGCAGGTTTTGAAGGGTTTCAATGGTTTGCTGGTCATCGATGAGGCGTATATCGATTTCTCTAAAAAGGAGAGTTGGATTTCTAAATTGGGCACATATCCGAACCTGATCGTCACACAAACATTGTCAAAGGCTTATGGTATGGCGGGTATTCGAATGGGAGTATGCTACGCATCAGAGGCGATCATCGCTATTTTGAAAAAAATCAAGCCACCGTATAACGTCAATGAGCTGACACAGCAACAGGCAAAAAAAGGCCTTTTAGACCAGAAAGGTCTGGAGAAACAAGTGAATGCGATACTCGGGCAACGCGAAGTGGTGCGCCAAACTTTGTACAAGATTGGTTTTGTGAGAGAGGTTTTTCCATCAGATGCAAATTTTTTGTTGACCAGGGTCGATGATGCCGACAGAAGGTACACAGAACTGTTACAAAAGGGAATTGTGGCAAGAAACCGAAGTACACAGCCTTTATGTGAGAATACATTGCGCTTCACCATTGGCACTGCCGAAGAGAACAAACATTTGATTAACGCCCTAAACGAATTGGACAATGAGTAA
- a CDS encoding HisA/HisF-related TIM barrel protein, translated as MRIIPAIDIIEGKCVRLSKGDYATKKVYNENPLEVAKQFEAHGIEYLHLVDLDGAKSKHVVNHKILEQIASKTGLKVDFGGGLKSDEDVKIAFESGARQITGGSIAVKNKPVFLRWLETFGPDKIILGADAKDGKIAVSGWQEDSEEDLVPFIRSYKKKGINYVICTDISKDGMLQGPAFDLYAEIITATTDHRTEIGPSGVEDFEEIGISLIASGGISTIEELPRLKKIGCEGVIIGKAIYEGNIDLKQLKDFV; from the coding sequence ATGAGAATTATTCCGGCAATAGATATCATCGAAGGTAAATGTGTACGGCTCTCAAAAGGAGACTATGCTACCAAGAAGGTGTACAACGAGAATCCCTTGGAAGTGGCCAAGCAATTTGAGGCACACGGTATCGAGTACCTCCATTTGGTCGATTTGGATGGGGCCAAGTCAAAACATGTCGTGAACCACAAGATCTTGGAACAAATTGCTTCAAAGACTGGCTTGAAGGTCGATTTTGGGGGTGGACTGAAAAGTGACGAGGATGTAAAAATTGCCTTTGAGAGCGGGGCACGACAAATTACGGGAGGCAGTATTGCCGTAAAGAACAAACCCGTTTTTCTGCGGTGGTTGGAAACATTTGGACCCGATAAGATAATTTTGGGCGCTGATGCCAAAGATGGAAAGATTGCCGTTTCGGGTTGGCAAGAAGATTCAGAAGAAGATTTGGTCCCTTTTATCCGATCATATAAGAAGAAAGGGATCAACTATGTGATTTGTACCGATATTTCAAAAGACGGAATGCTACAGGGCCCCGCATTTGATTTATATGCCGAGATCATCACCGCGACCACCGACCATCGAACCGAGATTGGTCCGAGTGGGGTAGAAGATTTCGAGGAAATCGGCATAAGCCTAATTGCCAGTGGCGGTATTTCTACCATTGAAGAATTGCCAAGGTTGAAGAAGATCGGATGTGAAGGGGTTATCATCGGAAAGGCGATCTATGAAGGGAATATTGACTTAAAACAACTGAAAGATTTTGTTTGA
- the hisH gene encoding imidazole glycerol phosphate synthase subunit HisH — protein sequence MNLVIIDYGAGNIQSIQFAFQRLGVQAMLTNDSEEIINADKVIFPGVGEASSAMQKLRQRKLDALIPQLKQPVLGICLGMQLMCNSSEEGHTEGLGIFDTEVIKFNNGLKVPQIGWNQIGSLKTNLFKGLKENGYIYLVHSYYAPISKETVAVSNYGFEYSAALAKDNFYGVQFHPEKSGSYGAKILKNFLAL from the coding sequence ATGAATTTAGTAATTATCGATTACGGCGCAGGCAACATCCAAAGCATCCAATTCGCTTTTCAACGGTTGGGTGTCCAGGCCATGTTGACCAATGACAGCGAAGAGATCATAAACGCCGACAAGGTCATTTTTCCCGGGGTGGGCGAGGCCAGTAGTGCCATGCAAAAGCTGCGACAGCGTAAACTCGATGCGTTGATTCCACAATTGAAGCAGCCGGTTTTGGGTATTTGTCTCGGCATGCAGTTGATGTGTAATTCATCAGAGGAAGGCCATACGGAAGGATTGGGCATTTTCGATACCGAAGTGATAAAGTTCAACAATGGTCTGAAGGTGCCCCAAATCGGTTGGAACCAAATAGGCTCACTGAAAACCAACTTGTTCAAAGGGTTGAAAGAAAATGGTTATATCTATCTGGTGCACAGCTATTATGCCCCCATCAGTAAAGAAACGGTGGCGGTTTCAAACTATGGATTTGAATATAGTGCGGCACTTGCCAAAGACAATTTTTATGGCGTACAATTTCACCCTGAAAAGTCGGGTAGCTACGGAGCGAAGATTTTAAAAAATTTCCTTGCACTTTAG
- the hisB gene encoding bifunctional histidinol-phosphatase/imidazoleglycerol-phosphate dehydratase HisB: protein MSKKVLFIDRDGTLIREPEDEQIDSFEKLEFYPNVFSFLGKIARELDFELVMVTNQDGLGTDAFPEETFWPVQHFIVKSFENEGIVFDEICIDKTFPDEGADTRKPGTGLLKKYFSEAYDLKNSYVIGDRMTDIELAKNLGAKGIFIQNKTNLGLSELGVDEKELQQYIALETSDWQDIYSLLKQVNRKARVVRKTNETEVQIELNLDGGGKSDINTGLAFFDHMLDQLARHGQMDLTIKTDGDLEVDEHHTIEDTAITLGEAIAKALGNKLGIERYGFALPMDDCLAQVAIDFGGRNWLEWHAEFKREKIGDMPTEMFLHFFKSFTDGAKANLNIKAEGINEHHKIEAIFKAFAKAIKMAVKRDPEKMVLPSTKGMI from the coding sequence ATGAGTAAGAAAGTATTGTTTATTGACAGGGACGGCACTTTGATAAGGGAGCCGGAAGATGAGCAAATCGATTCATTCGAAAAGTTGGAGTTCTATCCCAATGTGTTCTCCTTTTTGGGAAAGATTGCCAGAGAGCTCGATTTTGAATTGGTCATGGTCACCAACCAAGATGGATTGGGCACAGATGCCTTTCCTGAAGAAACGTTCTGGCCCGTGCAACATTTCATCGTTAAATCGTTTGAAAATGAGGGAATTGTATTTGATGAAATCTGTATTGACAAAACGTTTCCAGATGAGGGTGCCGATACCCGTAAGCCAGGTACCGGGTTGTTGAAAAAATATTTTTCCGAAGCATATGACCTTAAAAACTCCTATGTGATCGGCGACAGGATGACCGATATAGAATTGGCCAAAAACTTGGGCGCCAAAGGCATTTTCATTCAGAACAAAACCAATCTCGGACTATCAGAATTGGGTGTTGATGAAAAAGAACTCCAACAATACATTGCCCTTGAAACCAGTGATTGGCAAGACATTTACAGCTTGCTAAAACAAGTAAACCGAAAGGCAAGGGTCGTTAGAAAGACCAACGAGACCGAGGTTCAAATTGAATTGAATCTAGATGGCGGAGGCAAAAGCGACATCAACACGGGACTGGCTTTCTTTGACCATATGCTGGATCAGCTGGCGCGCCATGGGCAAATGGACCTAACAATCAAAACAGATGGGGATCTAGAGGTTGATGAGCACCACACCATTGAAGATACCGCCATCACATTGGGAGAAGCCATTGCAAAAGCCTTGGGCAATAAACTTGGTATTGAACGCTATGGTTTTGCCCTGCCGATGGATGATTGTCTGGCCCAAGTGGCAATCGATTTTGGTGGTAGAAACTGGTTAGAGTGGCATGCCGAATTTAAAAGGGAAAAAATTGGTGATATGCCGACCGAGATGTTCTTGCATTTTTTCAAATCTTTTACCGATGGTGCCAAGGCCAATCTGAACATCAAGGCTGAGGGCATTAACGAACACCACAAAATAGAGGCGATATTCAAAGCATTTGCAAAGGCGATTAAAATGGCTGTTAAGCGTGACCCTGAAAAAATGGTATTGCCCAGTACAAAGGGAATGATATAA
- the hisF gene encoding imidazole glycerol phosphate synthase subunit HisF, translating to MLAKRIIPCLDIKDGRTVKGVNFVNLRDAGDPVELGRFYAEQGADELVFLDISATEEKRRTLAELVYHVAEKVDIPFTVGGGISSVEDVGMLLKNGADKVSINSSAVKNPDLINELVAKFGSQCIVVAIDAKEVDGQWKVHLVGGKVPTDIDLFEWAKEVEKRGAGEILFTSMNHDGTKNGFANVALAKLSGLVNIPIIASGGAGNVQHFADTFIEGKADAALAASVFHFKEIAINDLKNELKKKGIPVRLS from the coding sequence ATGTTGGCGAAAAGAATAATACCCTGTCTTGATATTAAAGATGGCCGTACGGTCAAAGGGGTGAACTTTGTGAATCTGCGCGATGCGGGCGACCCTGTTGAACTGGGCCGATTCTATGCAGAACAGGGAGCTGATGAATTGGTCTTTTTAGATATTTCGGCCACGGAGGAAAAACGGCGCACCTTGGCCGAATTGGTCTATCACGTGGCCGAAAAGGTTGATATTCCCTTTACCGTGGGCGGGGGCATCTCATCGGTCGAAGATGTCGGAATGCTCTTAAAAAATGGAGCCGACAAGGTGTCCATCAACTCTTCAGCGGTAAAGAATCCTGATTTGATCAATGAGTTGGTGGCCAAATTTGGCTCGCAATGTATCGTGGTAGCCATTGATGCCAAAGAGGTTGACGGGCAATGGAAAGTACATTTGGTAGGGGGCAAGGTGCCCACCGACATTGACCTGTTCGAATGGGCAAAAGAAGTTGAAAAAAGGGGTGCGGGTGAGATACTGTTCACCTCGATGAACCATGACGGTACCAAAAATGGTTTTGCCAATGTAGCCTTGGCGAAACTTTCTGGGTTGGTCAATATACCGATCATCGCTTCAGGCGGAGCGGGCAACGTGCAGCATTTTGCCGATACGTTTATCGAAGGGAAAGCAGATGCGGCATTGGCCGCCAGTGTTTTTCATTTTAAGGAAATAGCGATTAACGATTTAAAGAACGAACTAAAGAAGAAAGGAATTCCGGTTCGATTATCATAA
- a CDS encoding four helix bundle protein, translated as MQDLKLRTKRFAIDCWQLCAKIPKSREHDSWVRQLIRCSGSVGANYRASQRGKSTADFIYKLKIVEEEVDESVYWLELFLEIMDTNHDEINRLRKEGDELLAITVASIKTARKNKN; from the coding sequence GTGCAAGATTTAAAGTTAAGAACCAAGAGGTTTGCCATTGATTGTTGGCAGTTATGTGCAAAAATTCCCAAATCGAGAGAACATGATTCATGGGTAAGACAACTAATACGATGTTCAGGTTCTGTTGGTGCCAACTACAGAGCTTCACAAAGAGGAAAATCGACGGCAGACTTTATCTACAAGTTAAAAATTGTGGAAGAGGAAGTAGACGAATCAGTGTATTGGCTAGAACTTTTTTTGGAAATAATGGATACTAACCACGATGAAATCAATCGTTTAAGGAAAGAAGGTGACGAACTTTTGGCAATTACAGTTGCGTCTATAAAAACGGCAAGAAAAAACAAAAATTAA
- a CDS encoding head GIN domain-containing protein, with protein sequence MKSNVIFGLLATALLVSSCDTETIRVSDEVSIREYSLTDYSRLQVSGDFDAFVRFSDTEERIEIEANTNLHDKIVVSKDGNTLRIRLENNVNVRGNATMKAYITTRNIADYRVSGDSHVELENVLITDNVSIDVTGDSRFTGEMETNTLFVDLKGDSEVDIFGTTTRLDADLSGDSELKDYDMYVEDLVLKLTGDSEAYLSVSQTIDIDASGDSVLNYRGDAEIIRQRLSGDSKIQKRD encoded by the coding sequence ATGAAATCAAATGTAATTTTTGGCCTTTTGGCCACAGCACTACTTGTGTCTTCCTGTGACACAGAAACCATAAGGGTTTCAGACGAAGTTTCGATTCGGGAGTATTCCCTTACCGATTATTCAAGACTTCAGGTCTCCGGTGATTTTGATGCCTTTGTGCGCTTTTCAGATACTGAAGAACGCATTGAGATCGAGGCCAATACCAACCTACATGACAAGATTGTCGTTTCAAAAGACGGGAACACCTTGAGAATTCGACTCGAAAACAATGTGAACGTTCGCGGTAATGCCACGATGAAAGCGTACATCACCACTCGAAATATTGCTGACTACCGGGTTTCTGGTGACTCCCATGTCGAATTGGAAAATGTGTTGATAACCGATAATGTTTCGATAGATGTCACAGGGGACAGTCGCTTTACCGGAGAAATGGAAACCAATACCCTTTTTGTTGACCTCAAAGGCGATTCAGAAGTCGATATTTTCGGAACGACCACCAGGCTCGATGCCGATTTAAGCGGAGATAGTGAATTGAAAGACTACGATATGTACGTTGAAGACCTGGTTCTAAAACTCACCGGCGATAGCGAAGCCTATCTTTCAGTGTCCCAGACCATTGATATTGATGCCTCTGGTGATAGTGTTTTGAACTATCGCGGCGATGCGGAAATAATCCGTCAACGATTGAGTGGGGATTCCAAGATTCAAAAGCGGGATTAG
- a CDS encoding GNAT family N-acetyltransferase has translation MEDFYISTEKERLNIAKIHREIKDSYWGDYRTFEMTTATIDHSICFGVYTHQGEQIGFARLLTDRVVFAYLMDVMIFDPYKGMGIGKKLMQHIMCHPMVDGVLTVALKTKDAHGLYEDFGFKSIGDSPVWMAIDNAKLD, from the coding sequence ATGGAAGACTTTTATATTTCAACGGAAAAAGAAAGATTGAACATTGCAAAAATTCATCGAGAAATAAAGGATTCCTATTGGGGAGACTATCGCACGTTCGAAATGACCACGGCTACCATAGACCATTCCATATGCTTTGGAGTGTATACCCATCAAGGTGAACAAATAGGGTTCGCAAGACTTTTGACCGATAGGGTCGTTTTTGCATACCTCATGGATGTGATGATTTTTGACCCGTATAAGGGCATGGGAATAGGAAAAAAATTGATGCAACACATTATGTGTCATCCCATGGTAGATGGGGTGCTCACAGTAGCTCTTAAGACTAAGGATGCCCATGGCTTATATGAAGATTTCGGATTTAAGAGTATTGGCGATTCACCGGTATGGATGGCAATAGATAACGCTAAACTTGATTAA
- a CDS encoding GIY-YIG nuclease family protein, translating into MKIFHVYILECSDGTFYTGITSDLTKRLQSHKAGKYRDSYTYSRRPVKLVFSCDFTEAAQAIATEKQIKKWSKAKKAALISGNFDQLPNLAKKKFKTNK; encoded by the coding sequence ATGAAAATCTTCCATGTTTATATCCTAGAATGTTCTGACGGTACTTTCTACACCGGAATTACTTCAGACCTAACCAAGCGATTACAGTCCCATAAAGCGGGTAAGTATCGTGACAGTTATACCTATTCCAGAAGACCTGTCAAACTTGTATTTTCCTGTGATTTTACTGAAGCAGCTCAAGCCATAGCAACGGAAAAACAAATCAAGAAATGGTCTAAGGCTAAGAAAGCAGCACTTATTTCAGGCAATTTTGACCAGTTGCCAAACCTTGCTAAAAAGAAGTTCAAAACCAACAAGTAA
- the hisIE gene encoding bifunctional phosphoribosyl-AMP cyclohydrolase/phosphoribosyl-ATP diphosphatase HisIE: MNVDFTKNPDGLIPAIIQDAKTKNVLMLGFMNDEALQKTKDTKKVTFFSRSKQRLWTKGEESGNFLKLVDIKVDCDKDTLLVAVNPVGPTCHTGTDTCWGEENTQAFGFLSHLEDIITSRKKNQEDEKSYVASLFRKGINKIAQKVGEEAVEMVIEAKDDNDDLFLNESADLLFHLLILLQAKGFELNDVVKVLESRHE, translated from the coding sequence ATGAATGTAGATTTTACCAAAAATCCAGATGGGCTCATACCGGCAATCATTCAAGATGCCAAAACAAAGAATGTGTTGATGCTCGGTTTTATGAACGATGAAGCCCTCCAAAAAACAAAGGACACAAAGAAGGTCACTTTTTTTAGCCGCAGCAAACAACGTTTGTGGACCAAAGGGGAAGAGAGCGGCAATTTTTTAAAATTGGTCGATATAAAGGTAGACTGTGACAAAGACACACTTCTTGTGGCGGTCAATCCTGTGGGCCCTACCTGCCATACCGGTACCGATACCTGTTGGGGGGAAGAGAATACCCAAGCTTTTGGTTTTTTGAGCCATTTGGAAGACATTATCACTTCCCGAAAAAAGAACCAAGAAGATGAAAAAAGTTATGTGGCTTCCCTGTTTCGAAAGGGGATAAACAAAATCGCTCAAAAGGTTGGGGAGGAAGCTGTAGAAATGGTCATCGAGGCCAAAGATGACAATGACGACCTTTTCTTAAATGAAAGTGCCGACTTGTTGTTCCATCTTTTGATTTTACTTCAAGCGAAAGGTTTTGAATTGAACGATGTGGTTAAGGTATTGGAATCAAGACATGAATAG